Proteins encoded by one window of Akkermansia muciniphila ATCC BAA-835:
- the nusB gene encoding transcription antitermination factor NusB, whose product MKRPAPLPAWRNSSSTPCSGNNTYYSLLSIAMLSRNQIRQAALQYLYAASQTPETEREGIWDILMEPFRGDYCKLKAKAVSGHLTRDYPDKLRLFITRARETADKLQQDPLTLPVRDQLQDLLAKEGEFNASLLRLKKALHEDPSNDRGSLSAACDAAQGLNTALMQMRRRLLDTLKDFPAYNAIWPSLISSCSKLQEINDRINCLIHPDDRPSLAEIKKVVEAGRDAEELYREAKTLGEDILRRRDGLDAAIDSTLENYSPERVSAIDRAILRLGAYELLHRKDLPAPIVISEAIRLSERFSSAESPRFINGVLAGISKTGRPA is encoded by the coding sequence GTGAAGCGGCCCGCACCGCTGCCCGCATGGCGGAACTCTTCCTCAACTCCCTGCTCCGGCAATAATACCTATTACTCTCTCCTCTCTATCGCCATGCTCTCACGCAACCAAATCAGACAAGCCGCCCTCCAATACCTTTACGCCGCCTCTCAGACGCCGGAAACGGAACGGGAGGGAATCTGGGACATCCTGATGGAACCTTTCCGGGGCGACTACTGCAAACTCAAGGCCAAGGCCGTCTCCGGCCATCTTACACGGGACTATCCGGACAAGCTGCGCCTCTTCATCACCCGTGCGCGGGAAACGGCGGACAAACTTCAGCAAGACCCCCTTACCCTGCCCGTCCGTGACCAGCTTCAGGACCTGCTGGCCAAGGAAGGAGAATTCAACGCCTCCCTGCTCCGGCTGAAAAAAGCCCTGCACGAGGATCCCTCCAATGACAGGGGGTCTCTTTCCGCCGCCTGCGACGCCGCTCAGGGACTCAATACCGCACTGATGCAGATGCGCCGCCGCCTGCTGGACACGCTCAAGGACTTCCCTGCCTATAACGCAATCTGGCCCTCCCTCATTTCCTCCTGCAGCAAACTCCAGGAAATCAATGACCGCATCAACTGCCTCATTCACCCGGACGACCGCCCCTCCCTGGCGGAAATAAAAAAAGTGGTGGAGGCAGGGAGGGATGCGGAGGAACTCTACCGGGAAGCCAAAACCCTGGGAGAAGACATCCTGCGCCGCCGGGACGGGCTGGACGCCGCCATCGACTCCACCCTGGAAAACTACTCCCCTGAACGTGTCAGCGCCATTGACCGCGCCATTCTGCGCCTGGGGGCCTATGAACTCCTCCATCGCAAAGACCTCCCGGCCCCCATCGTCATCTCGGAGGCCATCCGCCTGTCGGAACGCTTCTCCTCTGCGGAATCCCCCCGCTTCATCAACGGCGTCCTGGCCGGAATCTCAAAAACGGGACGCCCGGCATAA
- a CDS encoding bifunctional 3,4-dihydroxy-2-butanone-4-phosphate synthase/GTP cyclohydrolase II, producing the protein MDNQLQFCTVEEAVEEIRQGRMIIVTDDPGRENEADLIIAAEFATPEAINFMVTHARGLVCAPLSPERADALQLPLMTSVNRENMSTAFTVSVDAAHDITTGISAAERSLTIRTLADPKATVNDFVQPGHTFPLRAVPGGVLRRAGHTEATIDLVRMAGLQPAGVCCEIMKEDGTMARIGDLGGFQKKHGLKACTVAQLIEYRRDKEKQIRLVETVNMPTDYGDFTCRLYESQLDGALHLALVHGEISPDKPTLVRVHSECLTGDVFGSRRCDCGSQLHAAMRRIAQEGGVLLYLRQEGRGIGLAAKLKAYKLQEQGLDTVEANLRLGYPDDLRDYGIGAQILHDLGANQLRLLTNNPRKIVGLEGFGIKITEQVPLIIPPNEQNSKYLATKKCKLGHIL; encoded by the coding sequence ATGGACAATCAACTTCAATTCTGCACCGTTGAAGAAGCCGTGGAAGAAATACGGCAGGGACGGATGATCATCGTTACGGACGACCCTGGGCGTGAAAATGAGGCAGACCTGATCATTGCCGCCGAATTCGCTACGCCGGAAGCCATCAACTTCATGGTTACCCACGCCAGGGGCCTCGTCTGCGCACCTCTTTCACCGGAACGGGCGGACGCCCTCCAACTCCCGCTCATGACCTCCGTCAACCGGGAAAACATGTCCACAGCGTTCACCGTCTCCGTGGATGCGGCCCATGACATCACTACGGGCATCAGCGCCGCGGAACGCTCCCTCACCATTCGCACGCTGGCGGACCCCAAAGCCACCGTCAACGACTTTGTTCAGCCGGGTCATACATTCCCTCTCCGCGCCGTTCCCGGCGGAGTGTTGCGCCGCGCCGGCCATACGGAAGCCACCATTGACCTCGTGCGCATGGCAGGCCTTCAGCCCGCCGGCGTTTGCTGTGAAATCATGAAGGAAGACGGCACCATGGCCCGCATCGGGGATCTGGGGGGATTCCAGAAAAAACATGGCCTGAAAGCCTGCACCGTAGCCCAGCTTATTGAATACCGCCGGGACAAGGAAAAGCAAATCCGGCTGGTGGAAACCGTCAACATGCCCACAGACTACGGAGACTTTACCTGCCGCCTTTATGAATCCCAGCTGGACGGAGCTCTTCATCTGGCCCTGGTTCACGGGGAAATCTCCCCGGACAAGCCCACGCTGGTGCGCGTGCATAGCGAATGCCTGACGGGAGATGTCTTCGGCTCCCGCCGCTGTGACTGCGGCAGCCAGCTGCACGCCGCCATGCGCCGCATCGCCCAGGAAGGAGGCGTCCTGCTCTACCTGCGGCAGGAGGGCCGCGGCATCGGACTGGCGGCAAAACTCAAGGCCTACAAACTTCAGGAACAGGGTCTGGATACCGTGGAAGCCAACCTCAGGCTCGGCTATCCGGACGACCTGCGCGACTATGGCATCGGAGCGCAAATCCTGCATGACCTGGGAGCAAACCAGTTGCGCCTGCTTACCAACAACCCGCGGAAAATCGTGGGGCTGGAGGGCTTTGGCATAAAAATCACGGAACAGGTTCCTCTCATCATCCCACCCAACGAACAAAACAGCAAATACCTGGCTACCAAAAAATGCAAGCTGGGCCACATCCTGTAA
- a CDS encoding glutamine--tRNA ligase/YqeY domain fusion protein, translating to MSLQPAERRDFIRDMISDDLASGKHQAPVTRFPPEPNGYLHIGHAKSICLNFGIAQEFPGARCHLRFDDTNPSKEDQEYVDSIQEDIRWLGFDWGDNLFFASNMFDFFYECAVSLIRKGLAYVDEQTVEEIRAQRGNVNVPGQESPYRNRSVEENLARFQAMKNGEIPEGRAILRARIDMASSNMNMRDPVLYRIMFAEHHNTGSSWCIYPMYDFAHPLEDAYEHITHSLCTLEFENHRPLYDWVIENCPVPARPRQTEFARLNLTYTVMSKRKLLQLVQEGHVSGWDDPRMPTVSGMRRRGYTPAAIRNFCHTIGITKFNGFTDVALLEYSVREDLNANAPRRMAVLNPLKVTITTLPENAEEMAEVLNNPEKPEEGVRRLPITREVWIERDDFMLDPPKKYFRLAPGRTVRLRGGYCITCTDYKQDAEGTITEIFCEHIPGTIGSNPPEGIQCRAAIHWVSAKYAVDGEIRIYDRLFTEENPDAAEEGFLSVMNPSSLAVITNAKLEPSLAGAEPEFRCQFERLGYFVADRRDHVPGRRPVFNRTVALKDSWAKKQK from the coding sequence ATGTCATTGCAGCCTGCCGAACGCCGAGATTTCATCCGCGATATGATTTCTGATGACCTTGCCTCCGGCAAGCATCAGGCCCCGGTAACACGCTTTCCCCCGGAACCCAATGGGTATCTTCATATCGGACATGCCAAATCAATCTGCCTCAACTTCGGCATCGCCCAGGAATTTCCGGGTGCGCGCTGCCACCTGCGTTTTGACGACACCAACCCCAGCAAGGAAGACCAGGAATATGTGGACAGCATTCAGGAAGACATCCGCTGGCTGGGCTTTGACTGGGGCGACAACCTTTTCTTTGCCAGCAACATGTTCGACTTCTTTTACGAATGCGCCGTTTCCCTCATCCGCAAGGGATTGGCCTACGTAGACGAACAGACGGTGGAGGAAATACGCGCCCAGCGCGGCAACGTGAACGTGCCCGGACAGGAATCACCCTACCGCAACCGCTCCGTGGAAGAAAACCTGGCACGCTTCCAGGCCATGAAAAACGGGGAAATCCCGGAAGGCAGAGCCATCCTGCGGGCCAGGATAGACATGGCCTCCAGCAACATGAACATGCGGGACCCCGTGCTGTACCGCATCATGTTCGCGGAACACCACAACACGGGCAGTTCCTGGTGCATTTACCCCATGTATGACTTCGCCCACCCGCTGGAAGATGCCTACGAACACATCACCCATTCCCTCTGCACGCTGGAATTTGAAAACCACCGCCCCCTCTATGACTGGGTCATTGAAAACTGCCCCGTCCCGGCACGCCCGCGCCAGACGGAATTCGCCCGCCTGAACCTTACCTACACCGTCATGAGCAAGCGCAAGCTGCTGCAACTGGTGCAGGAGGGACACGTCTCCGGCTGGGACGATCCACGGATGCCCACCGTCTCCGGCATGCGCCGCCGGGGCTACACTCCTGCCGCCATCCGCAACTTCTGCCACACCATAGGCATCACTAAATTCAACGGCTTCACGGATGTGGCCCTGCTGGAATACAGCGTAAGGGAAGACCTGAATGCCAACGCGCCGCGCCGCATGGCCGTGCTCAATCCCCTCAAGGTCACTATCACCACCCTGCCGGAAAACGCGGAAGAAATGGCTGAAGTGCTGAACAATCCGGAAAAACCGGAAGAGGGCGTCCGCCGCCTCCCCATCACAAGGGAAGTCTGGATTGAACGGGACGACTTCATGCTGGACCCTCCTAAAAAATACTTCCGTCTGGCCCCCGGCCGCACCGTACGCCTCCGGGGGGGCTACTGCATCACCTGCACGGACTACAAGCAGGATGCGGAGGGAACTATCACGGAAATCTTCTGCGAACACATTCCCGGCACCATCGGCTCCAACCCTCCGGAAGGAATCCAGTGCCGCGCCGCCATTCACTGGGTAAGCGCCAAATACGCGGTGGACGGAGAAATCCGCATCTATGACCGCCTTTTTACGGAAGAAAACCCGGACGCTGCTGAAGAAGGGTTCCTGTCCGTCATGAATCCCTCTTCGCTGGCCGTCATCACAAACGCCAAGCTGGAACCCTCCCTGGCCGGAGCGGAACCAGAATTCCGTTGCCAGTTCGAACGTCTCGGCTACTTTGTGGCGGACCGCAGGGACCATGTACCGGGCCGTCGTCCTGTTTTCAACCGCACGGTGGCTCTCAAGGACTCCTGGGCAAAAAAACAAAAATAA
- the ribH gene encoding 6,7-dimethyl-8-ribityllumazine synthase: MSTELPRRQRATGTRAKICIVASEYNEQYTQALVENCSEELKTVLPSVRLEIIRVPGAFEIPVAIKSVLSRSPEKRPDAVVALGVILRGSTDHADLIGSTITQALMQLALEFTTPVIHEVLLLNDEKQAFARCIASQLNRGREAARTAARMAELFLNSLLRQ, translated from the coding sequence ATGTCCACGGAACTTCCCCGCCGCCAGCGCGCCACGGGCACGCGCGCCAAAATCTGCATCGTCGCCTCGGAATACAACGAACAATACACCCAGGCCCTGGTAGAAAACTGCTCGGAAGAACTGAAAACCGTGCTTCCCTCGGTCCGCCTGGAAATCATCCGCGTGCCGGGAGCCTTTGAAATTCCGGTGGCCATTAAATCCGTTCTCTCCCGCTCTCCGGAAAAACGTCCTGATGCCGTGGTGGCTCTGGGGGTCATCCTGCGCGGCAGCACAGACCACGCGGACCTTATCGGCTCCACCATTACCCAGGCCCTGATGCAGCTCGCCCTGGAATTCACCACCCCCGTCATTCATGAAGTTCTGCTGCTGAATGATGAAAAGCAGGCCTTCGCCCGCTGTATCGCCTCTCAGCTCAACCGCGGCCGTGAAGCGGCCCGCACCGCTGCCCGCATGGCGGAACTCTTCCTCAACTCCCTGCTCCGGCAATAA
- a CDS encoding MFS transporter — protein sequence MTDQENMKAAVPDAARRYMRYLLIMAGLGGLLYGVDVGVIAAALPYIEQTAGFNPSQLSQVVAAVLFGSVLSSLFAGYLADKMGRKALITVAAALFTASIPVICLSQEVFGIMLLGRILQGASAGIVGVVVPLYLAECLSAESRGKGTGMFQFLLTVGLVFAAVVGLLAASYVGGVENSGASEESLTSAKVLAWQAIFWVCAIPGLFLFFGSFRLSESPRYLFRRGRKDEAMAVLVRSYGDARAKEVFDEMVHIEEEEKQKAEELKKQSSSGESLLQRKYIYPFVLAVLVLAFTQATGINSVLNYSVKVFQQAGLEGTTANWADFTIKVVNCLMTIVAMVLVDRKGRKFLLKIGTAGIVVGLLGTGFLFNNVEKARKDVTADVAALLAAQSPSVQKEFEQGKDVGSIRTLQLERTPDSPFIRNLLAKNGMADKDINRMQLIITYDQPEANPAWYQFLMGSSTQLSVVEFSELTKDTKDIKKEEDRASLAVIKAVPDSTNKMVVNGKDGYAMKPVSILKAELGEKPDTSMGWGVTAFFIIFIAFYATGPGVCVWLALSELMPARIRSNGMAIALLINQLVSTVIAGSFLPWVGSCGYSGVFFTLGGITVLYFITVTFFLPETKGRSLEEIEGYFTTGKMPEDPKMIGEGIEAEE from the coding sequence ATGACAGACCAAGAAAACATGAAAGCCGCCGTTCCGGATGCGGCCAGGCGATATATGCGCTATCTCCTCATCATGGCCGGTTTGGGCGGCCTGCTCTACGGTGTGGACGTTGGCGTGATTGCTGCCGCGCTTCCCTACATTGAGCAGACGGCCGGTTTTAATCCCTCCCAGCTTTCCCAGGTGGTGGCCGCCGTGCTGTTCGGCAGCGTTCTTTCTTCTCTGTTTGCGGGCTATCTGGCCGACAAGATGGGACGCAAGGCGTTGATTACCGTGGCCGCAGCCTTGTTCACGGCGAGCATCCCCGTGATCTGCCTGTCCCAGGAAGTATTCGGCATTATGTTGCTGGGCCGTATTCTTCAGGGCGCCAGCGCCGGTATTGTGGGCGTGGTCGTTCCGCTGTATCTGGCCGAGTGCCTGAGCGCCGAGTCCCGCGGCAAGGGAACGGGAATGTTCCAGTTCCTGCTGACGGTGGGCCTGGTGTTTGCCGCCGTCGTCGGTTTGCTTGCCGCCAGTTATGTGGGCGGCGTCGAGAATTCCGGCGCGAGCGAAGAATCGCTGACTTCCGCCAAGGTTCTGGCCTGGCAGGCTATTTTCTGGGTTTGCGCCATTCCCGGCCTGTTCCTGTTTTTCGGTTCCTTCCGTTTGAGCGAATCTCCCCGCTACCTGTTCCGCCGCGGCCGCAAGGATGAAGCCATGGCTGTGCTGGTGCGCAGTTACGGGGATGCCCGCGCCAAGGAAGTGTTTGATGAAATGGTCCATATTGAAGAGGAAGAGAAGCAGAAGGCGGAGGAACTCAAAAAGCAGAGTTCTTCCGGCGAGTCCCTTCTTCAGCGCAAGTATATCTATCCCTTTGTTCTGGCGGTGCTCGTTCTGGCGTTTACGCAGGCTACGGGCATTAATTCCGTGCTGAATTATTCCGTGAAGGTATTCCAGCAGGCAGGCTTGGAAGGCACCACCGCCAACTGGGCAGACTTTACCATCAAGGTCGTGAACTGCTTGATGACTATTGTCGCCATGGTGCTGGTGGACCGCAAGGGCCGCAAGTTCCTGCTTAAAATCGGAACGGCCGGCATCGTGGTCGGCCTTCTTGGCACCGGGTTCCTGTTCAATAATGTGGAAAAAGCCCGCAAGGATGTGACTGCGGATGTGGCTGCCCTGCTGGCCGCCCAGAGCCCTTCCGTCCAGAAGGAGTTTGAACAGGGCAAGGATGTGGGTTCCATCCGAACGCTTCAATTGGAACGCACTCCGGATTCCCCCTTCATCAGGAATCTTCTTGCCAAGAACGGCATGGCCGACAAGGATATCAACAGGATGCAGCTCATCATCACCTATGACCAGCCGGAAGCCAATCCCGCCTGGTACCAGTTCCTGATGGGGTCTTCCACCCAGCTTTCCGTCGTAGAGTTTTCCGAACTGACCAAGGATACCAAGGATATCAAGAAGGAAGAGGACAGGGCTTCCCTGGCCGTGATCAAGGCCGTTCCGGATTCCACCAATAAAATGGTGGTGAACGGCAAGGACGGCTATGCCATGAAGCCCGTTTCCATTCTGAAGGCGGAATTGGGCGAAAAGCCGGATACCTCCATGGGCTGGGGCGTGACTGCGTTCTTCATTATCTTCATTGCTTTTTATGCCACCGGCCCCGGCGTATGCGTCTGGCTGGCACTGTCCGAGCTGATGCCAGCCCGCATCCGCTCCAACGGTATGGCGATTGCTCTGTTGATCAACCAGCTGGTTTCTACGGTTATCGCCGGTTCCTTCCTCCCGTGGGTGGGCAGCTGCGGTTATTCCGGCGTGTTCTTTACGCTGGGCGGCATTACGGTGCTGTATTTCATTACGGTGACCTTCTTCCTGCCTGAAACCAAGGGACGTTCCCTGGAGGAAATTGAAGGTTACTTCACAACAGGCAAGATGCCGGAAGATCCCAAGATGATCGGCGAAGGCATAGAAGCGGAGGAATAA
- the ftsY gene encoding signal recognition particle-docking protein FtsY: MAGFFKKLFTKFSRSSRIDWEELEAELVAADIGIRRAMGIADQLKESKGLDAENLVESTREVLRRAFPSTAPSLPAPPEGKPLVILVVGVNGTGKTTSAAKLAHLLQKQGSRVLLAAADTFRAAAVEQLQSWADKLNIPICKGAPSQDPASVCYEAHTQAIREGFQYLICDTAGRLHTRHNLMEELSKIRRTLAKQDASAPHSTLLVVDATTGANALAQAREFHKATPLDSVIITKMDGSGKGGVAVAIMDEMHISPSFLGTGEGAEDFEPFNRDRYVDSLL; this comes from the coding sequence ATGGCAGGATTCTTTAAAAAACTATTCACCAAATTTTCCCGAAGCTCCCGGATAGACTGGGAAGAACTGGAAGCTGAGCTGGTAGCCGCGGACATCGGCATCAGGCGCGCTATGGGTATTGCGGACCAGTTGAAGGAAAGCAAAGGCCTGGATGCGGAAAATCTGGTGGAATCCACCCGTGAAGTGCTTCGCCGGGCCTTTCCTTCCACCGCTCCGTCCCTGCCCGCCCCTCCGGAAGGCAAACCGCTGGTCATTCTGGTCGTGGGCGTCAACGGCACCGGGAAAACCACTTCTGCGGCCAAATTGGCCCATTTGCTGCAAAAACAGGGCTCCCGCGTCCTCCTCGCTGCGGCGGACACTTTTCGCGCGGCCGCCGTGGAACAGCTTCAAAGCTGGGCGGACAAGCTGAACATCCCCATCTGCAAGGGAGCCCCCAGCCAGGATCCGGCCTCCGTCTGCTATGAGGCCCATACGCAGGCCATCAGGGAAGGCTTCCAATACCTCATTTGCGATACCGCGGGGCGCCTCCATACGCGCCACAACCTCATGGAGGAACTCTCCAAAATTCGCCGGACTCTCGCCAAGCAGGATGCATCCGCCCCCCACAGCACCCTGCTGGTGGTGGATGCCACCACAGGCGCTAACGCCCTGGCACAAGCCAGGGAATTTCATAAAGCGACGCCCTTGGATTCCGTCATTATCACCAAAATGGACGGTTCCGGAAAGGGAGGCGTGGCCGTAGCCATCATGGATGAAATGCACATTTCCCCCTCCTTTCTGGGAACCGGGGAAGGAGCCGAAGACTTTGAACCCTTCAACCGGGACCGCTACGTGGATTCCCTGCTGTAA